A window of Balaenoptera ricei isolate mBalRic1 chromosome 12, mBalRic1.hap2, whole genome shotgun sequence genomic DNA:
GATTCACTACATGGTAATTTCAAAAAATGTTGGAActcttagcattttttagcaaggTTTTCATCAATCCAGTTGAAGTCTACAGCTTGCCTAGTGATGCAAAATGTGAGGTACTAAACATATCCCAATTTCCTGTTTGAATCAGTAACAATAACTGAGTTCTCAGTATATGCCAGACACATATATTATTGAACCCTCACaacatatgaaataaatatatgagagtaggttctattattatccctatgTGGGAAATACTGAGGAGtacacaagaggaggaaatgatTCAAAACAGAGGCAGTGATGTATCAGTGGGGGACATGGGAGATGAGGGGAAGCTGTCTGTCTCAGTTCAATATACAATACACACAATGTAATGAAGTTTATATATGGATAAGGATGTATATAttagatatatttatacatgtgtaAAATGAGGGACAGCAATGTATATagagatagattagatagatagaaagatagatagatagatgatagagatagatagatagatatagatagatagatagatatagatagatagatatagatatagatagatagatagatagatagatagagatagatagatagatagatatagatagatagatagatagataggtatagatagatagattgacaGATAATGAGAGGCTGCATTGCATATAGAGAATTTgagaacaataataaaaacaactaaaagcCGGTCTGCTTTATATTATGGACATACACTGATAGTGATTAAATATCCTtcccagaaaaattttttttgtttaaaaaaagtctaAGCCTGAACAGTTGCTACCATTACAGTTGAGATTTAAATTAGCTTACTTTTATCACttgctttttaataaaatgtattctacatggtgattttaaagatgaaaacactAATCACGTTTGGATGTGCAGTAAACCCAGGAGTACCATTATACCATGAATAAAGAACATATATTACATATTGCTTATAGCCATTCACAGCAAGTGAGTTGTTGGTCTTTTTCTGAAAGCATTTTTACTCTTTCCTTGAGAAACTAAGATCATGGTTATCTTTTCTGTCTGTATCGCGTAAGTAAATGCATACATACATGAGGCGGGGTTGGGAATTGGATGGACGTTTGAGAGCATTTGGTATTATTTTACTACAGGATTTTGGACTCTCCAAGCCATGATCTACAAAGCACCCTTTTCCTCCGTGGGTTCCTGAAGAAGATAATGAAGAAAAACTGGGAAATGAGGCGCTTCATTACTAGCTAGACCACAGCACAATTCCTCCCAAACATAAGTGCTCATGAACCGTGATGGAAGTAGGATGCTCAGGGTCCTATCAAATACAAAACTACAAGGTCAGTGTGCCTCTTTCAACTATGAGTTAGCTTTTCAAAGATGACAATAACCCTCCTCTCTAAATTTTGGTAGTGTATGAGGATTACAGAGATGAGAGGTCTGGGAAGAGTCAGCTGATCCCAAGATTAACTGTAGAGGCCACACATGGCAGAGGACCCCAGGGCTGTACAGTTGCACCCAGTGGTGATAAAAGGCAAGATTACTGAAGGGCTGGAGTGGAGCCTGCATGGCTATAAAGGAGCTGCctcctgtctctccttctctcattATCCTCCAGCTCGTGGCCTCCCGAACAACCTCTGATATCTATAGGTTGACACTCCCCAGCCATAGAGCTGATTGGTCTGTGTGAACCTTATAATAAAGGCTTCTGTGGTTTTCCCAgggtcttttacttccttctcATAACTGTGACTATTTATACTTACTCTTGAGTTATCCTCAGATGATGTCCCCTGACTTTCTAAAggactagagagaaaggaactaAGCCACTTTTGTGCCTTGTACCATATCTAGTCCCACTGATTCCAATTCTGTCTGCTCTCTTTaactttctgtttctctgaagatgaGGACTTGTATCACAGAGCACACACTGGTCCATCTATGGCCTGGAAcccttttcctcttattttcttcatttattatgcTGCACATTTGCATTTTATCACTAAGCAGTTCACTCCAAGTTGTGGTACAAGATATTTGAGGATGATCTACACAACTTCCCTTCCCTGGGAATCTTGCCTCCCCATTCATATGGGAGAAAGCTCCCAGCAGACGTGTTTGTCCTCTGGGATACCATCCCCTGGGCACATCTGATAGGTCCAGGGTGGGCAGCTGACCCAACTTGGCCAATGACAGTCCCTCCCTCTGAGATCTGTGGTTGGCAGGAAGAGATTATATTTTCAGTTGGGAGCGATTTCTAACATTTATAGGCTATGAGGGGAACTTATGTTTTGCATAGACACTGGGAAACACAGAAAACTGGTcttcagagatacagagagagactGAAGCAGGAATGCAGGGAGttgagtgagaaagagagagacagacaaagcCCAAGCTCTGTGAGTGACCATGTGTGCCTTGACAATTAATATGTACTCAGAGGCTGGCATAGCCCTGGCACAgaagaagtgctcaataaatatctgttaaaagaACGCATGAACAAATATGAAAAGACTCCAAACAGCTTTCCAGTCTCTGATTCCAATATTTTCCTAAGGTCTGTGAGGAACCCATTTTATTCATACATAGGCTTTTTATTTAAACTggatcaagttttttttttcccaaaagaccagaaaaaaaaaaatatatatatatatagtttatttctATATACCTACTAAGGTCAcactctgctaaaaaaaaaaaatcagtgtgatAACATTTACAAATCCCTTTCAATTTCAAGTCCATGGAACAGGCAATTTGCTTCTCTATGACTTTACATATTAGAACCAAGCATTCCCATACCTGACTTTAGCACATTTACCTCCAGAGGAACCATACTGaaaaagtcacacacacacacacacacacacacacacacacacacacacacccctttatgATTTATGTATCCATTCGTTATTCCTTTAGAAGCTAGAATGATATTGTGCAGAGACAATGTGACCCTGTAATCCTCCCTGAACTGAAGAGCTATAAAATGGTGTTTTAAAATGATTGAAGAAGACAATTTAGGTGATGCAAACAAATTTTAACACTTCATGAAGCAAACAGTCTCTTTTTGGAGAACTGCAAAATGGGGCAGGAGGCAGAAAGCTTTGATAggttaaagaataaagaacaagggagagaaaaatagaaaacttctGATTGGCTGGAGCCAAACTTGTCTGGGGTGAGAAGGCCCAGAGTTGGCTCAGTGTCTGGGGACTGGCTGACTGAATACATTGCGTTTCTGATCAAGTGGAGCATCTACAGGGACGTGAACATGATCTAAGTTTGAGTTTGCTAATGTGGCACCCTTGGCAGGAGCGGCTCCATCTTGAGCCTAGAAAGTTATTTCAGCAATGGTCACAATACTGTCCCATTTTACCTCTGATTAAAGGCCTATATTAAAGGCCTCTGTTTTAGGCCTATAATAAATATCATATCGACCTTCTTACATCTTCTTCATTCTTATATATGGGCCATATTGAGCATCACTTGACAGACTAGGGCAGAGGTTCTCAGCTAGAGATGATTTTAGCTCCACGAGCACATTGGCAAAGTCTTGAGACATTTTGACTGTCACCACCCAGGGAGTGggtgctactgacatctagtgggcaGAGACCACACACCTTACCAGGCACAGACAGTCCTCCTGTTCCGAAATGTAATatggccaaggttgagaaaccttggTCCAGGGAACACTTATCCTGAAGTCCCAGAATAGAGTTAAGCTAGCACAGATGTACCATTTGTGACTTAAACAGAGATAAGATGGCTGGTAAGACCTCCATAGACGGACTGAGGTGAGATAACCATTAGCAAAGTGCTCTGACAAAATATGTAAGGCCCCAAGGAGTAGCATAGCTGATAAAGTGGTATCCATATAGATGATGGGAAAGTCATATGGCGGACAAGCCTCAAAACATGACTATTTCCAGTGCTCTTTGACAGAGATCCCAACTGAAGTGTTAAAGCTTCCCGAAGCTTTGGCTCTATACCACCACCAGAGAAAACAAGGCTGTGGGCCACATCGGTAACTTTGCTCTCATTCAACGGACTACACTCTTCATCAGCAGCATCTTCAAACATGAATAGCAAATACAAGTGTACTTGGGTCTATCCCAGCTAAAAATCAGGCAGAAAGCAATGTCCGGGGCAAGCTGAAACTGATGAGAATAGAATTGTAGGCAGGAGCATACTGCAGCCATTCCGAAagtatcaacttttaaaaatcctctaCCTAATTATTAATGCCATGACATGAAAATGTGGCCAGAGCCTGCAGTCTTTGTTCTGAATGAATTCCATAATGTTGTCTAAAATTTGAGCACACGATTAAAAATTTAGCATACCTACCAACTCGTGTTAAAGACTACAGGTAACTTCAAACTGGcaaagaattggaaataaaagataatttaacAGCGTTCTAATCAGTAAacattaattatttttccttagttCTAGGttaatttttagttaattaatgtAAACACACCTATGATTACTTCCCACACAATGTCATAACATCGTTAACCCATTTTCTTAGCCTGATGAATGTTTATCACCACAATTTGACGACAAACCTAAACTAAACTAGGTCTTTCTCTGCAGGCCCTACATCAGAGATTTTTAGACCATAAGCCACAAGCCTATTGTAATGTATCTGTCAATCTATCTATTAACACAAAACACAGTTTTGAGAATAATTTATGTTCTTTATACTGTCTTTTTCTCTATATGAGGTTGCTGATgtagttaataaaataaatattttctttgaattatttaattAAGACTAATGTATTCTCAATCAATAAATGGTAGAATTACAATTATTATCAACTGGacacctttttattatttttaaaatgaggtcttATCTTCAAAATACTAAGAAGCACTCTCTTGTGCTAGGAGAGCtggatttctgtttttatgttccttgcatttatgttaaaaaaaagtcagttaaCCATGGGATATTTCTTCTGATTCCACAGTTGTTCACTGTGGCATTCATAGCACAGCTGCCCAAATCTACCTTGGAATTCATATTTTCCTTCAAGATAAAAGTTTAGTGTACTTAACTGTGGGCTTTGTTGATCCATTCCCCTTGAACTTAGTTTGGGCCCATAATTACATGTCCAATATAGAGAAGAATGtcaagaaagaaacagatttcaaTTTCAAGCTTCAGAGGAGTTCTGATAATAAAAATGTGGTGAAAATGACGAAAATTACCTTGACTGATGCACCCTTGTTTTTAGGGACAATGTCCTATGCAGTGGTTGAGAGAAAGGATATGTGTCAGTTCTGAGATCAGGCCTTTGCTGGGGAAAGTTGTCATTTTACAAGAGGAAAAACTCTTTTGACGTAGGAAAAATGTCCAGCCATGCTACTTGCTATGCAAAAACAGTGGGATTGCTCTCTGCATGCCAGAAGCAGGGCAAAGGTACAACACACCCACTGCCGGGCTCCATCAGCATCTTTTGTCATAATACATGGCAAATGGACCAGTAACTACCCACTGCCAATTAGAGTGATGATGAGGCAACCTAAAATAGTTAGGTGAGCAGACTAAGTGCCCCTGTGGTTTGCCAATTACCTAAATTATCTGCAGTAGTTTTAGTGCACAGCTACCatgaatacaaatataaaacactCTAGTATTCAGGGGAGTTAGTCCCTGCTTGGTGtcaaaaagcagagagaaaatatgCAGGATTTACATAAGCAGAGTTCTAGCAACTGTGATATCCAGTGTCACCCAGATGAAATACTATCCTGCATTTTTTTTGACAATTCTGTTTCCTCTAGAAAGGGCTCCCGAAAGGAGGAAGCATCAAGTCTGTGCTCAGTGTCACCAATCAATTGTACAAATCATTCTCAGTGATCCTCACTAAATGGACATTGGAACAGATCTATGGTGGTGAACGAACAGTTGGTATCAGAAGACCTCAACTAAATAAAATGACTTTTGCCAAAAGATGGTTCTGGCGACTTCCTTTCAAACTCCACTTTTCCAATAACAATCGTGGCACCATCACTTCCAGTTCGAGGCAGCAGCTGTTGCGGGGGGAGACTATGCCAACTCAGGAAGCCACTCCAGGAACCCAGTCAGAGGAGAGCAATGCTTTGGACCTGCCATCAGCTTATGACGTAAGGGATTACGTGTTGCAGAGACCCAGCCAGGAGGACAACAGGGAGGATTTTAGTTCTGAGGAAGCCCTGTCTATTCCTTGCTCTTCTGATGTGGTTCCAGctttgtggctgacagggtctcagTGCTCTggtctggtgtcaggcctgagcctctgaggtgggagatctGAGTTCAGGAAATTGGACCAACAGAGacttcccagccccacataatatcaatcagcaagagctctcccagagatctccgtctcaacactaagacccagcttcacccaacggccagcaaactacagtgctggaaacaccatgccaaacaactagcaagacaggaacacaaccccactcagaagcagagaggctgcctaaaaccataatgAGTTCACATAAACCACAAAATACACCACTGCAcgtagccctgcccaccagaaagacaagatccagccccacccaccagaacacaggcaccagtcccctccaaaaggaagcctacacaagccactgaaccaacctcacccactggaggcagacaccaataacatcgggaactacgaacctgcagcctgagaaatggagaccccaaacacagtaagttaaacaaaatgagaagacagagaaatatgcagcagatgaaggagcaaggtaaaaacccaccagaccaaacaaatgaagaggaaataggcagtctacctgaaaaagaattcagaataatgatagtaaagatgatccaaaatcttggaaacagaatggagaaaatacaagaaacgtttaacagggacctagaacaactaaagagcaaacaatgatgaacaacacaataaatgaaataaaaatttctctagaagggatcaatagcagaataactgaggcagaagaacggataagtgacttggaagatcaaatagtggaaataactaccacagaggagaataaagaaaaaagaatgaaaaagaattgaggactgtctcagagacttctgggagagcattaaacacaccaacattcgaattataggggtcccagaagaagaagagaaaaagaaagggtctgagaaaatatttgaagagattatagctgaaaacttccataacatgggaaaggaaatagtcaatcaagtccaggaagcacagagagtcccatacaggataaatccaaggagaaacatgccaaaacacatattaatcaaactatcaaaaattaaatacaaagaaagaatattaaaaacagcaagggaaaagaaacaaataacatacaagggaatccccataaggttaacagctgatctttcagcagaaactctgcaagctagaagggagtggcaggacatatttaaagtgatgaaagggaaaaaaatacaaccaagattactctacccagcaaggatctcattcagattcgacagagaaattcaaacctttatggacaagcaaaagttaagagaattcagcaccactaaaccagctttacaacaaatgctaaaggaacttctctaggcaggaaacacaagagaaggaaaagacctacaataacaaaccccaaacaattaagaaaatggtaataggaacagacatatcaatacctaccttaaatgtaaatagattaaatgcttcaaccaaaaaaCATAGGCTGgatgaacggatacaaaaacaagacccgtatatatgctagacagaccaatattactgatgaacatagatgcaaaaatcctcaacaaaatactagcaaaaacaatccaacagcacattaaaaggatcataaaccacgatcaagtggggtttatcccaggaattcaagaattcttcaatatactcaaatcaatcaacgtggggcaccatattaacaaattgaaggagaaaaatcatatgataatctcagtagacgcagaaaaagctttctacaaaattcagcacctatttatgataaaaaaccctcctgaaataggcatagagggaacctacctcaacagaatacaggtcatatatgagaaacccacagctaacatcattctcaatggtgaaaaactgaaaccatttccactaagatcaggagctagacaaggttgcccactctcaccactattattcaacataattttggaagttttagccacagcaatcagagaagaaaaagaaataaatgtaatccaaattggaaaagaagtaaaactgtcattgtttgcatatgacatgatgttatacatagagaatcctaaagatgctaccagaaaactactagagataatcaatgtatttcgtaaagtagcaggatacaaaattaatgcacagaaatctcttgcattcctatacacaaatgatgaaaaatctgaaagtgaaattaaggcaacactcccatttaccattgcaacaaaaagaataaaatacctaggaataaacctacctaaggagacaaaatacctgtatgcagaaaactataagaaactgatgaaagaaattaaagatgatgcaaacagatggagagatataccatgtttttggattggaagaatcaacattgtgaaaaggactatactacccaaagcaatctacagattccatgcaatccctatcaaactaccagtggcatttttcacagaactaggacaaaaaatttcacaatttgtatggacacacaaaagaccccgaatagtcaaagcaatcttgagagagaaaaacggagctggaggaatcaggctccctgacttcagactatactacaaagctacagtaatcaagacagtatggtactggcacaaaaacagaaatatagatcaatggaacaggatagaaagcccagagataaacccatgcacatatggtcaccttacatctgataaaggaggcaagaatatacagtggagaaaagacagcctcttcaataagtggtgctgagaaaactggacagcaacatgtaaaagaatgaaattagaacacttcctaacaccatacacaaaaataaatgcaaaatgcattaaagacttaaatgtaaggccagacactataaaactcttagaggaaaacatagggagaacactctatggcataaatcacagcaagatcctttttgacccacctcctagagaaatggaaataaaaacaaaaataaacaaatgggacctaatgaaacttaaaagcttttgcacaacaaaggaaaccataaacaagatgaaaagacaaccctcagaatgggagaatatatttgcaaacaaagcaactgacaaaggattaatctccaaaatatacaagcagctcatgcggctcaataacaaaaaaacaaacaacccaatccaaaaacgggcagaagacctaaatagacatttctccaaagaagacatacagatgaccaagaggcacatgaaaagctgctcaacatcactaattattagaaaaatacaaatcaaaactacaatgaggtatcacctcacacttgtcagaatggccatcatcaaaaaatctacaaacagggctaccctggtggcgcagtggttgagagtctgcctgccgatgcaggggacacgggttcgacccctggtctgggaagatcccacatgccgcggagcaactaagcccgtgagccacaactactgagcctgtgcgtctggagcctgtgctccgcaacgagaggccacgacagtgagaggcccgcacaccgcgatgaagagtggcccccgctcgccacaactggagaaagcccttgcacagaaacgaagacccaacacagccaaaaataaataacttaattaattaattaaaaaataaaaattacaaacaaaaaatgctggagagggtgtgtagaaaatggaaccctcttgctctgttggtgggaatgtaaattgatacagccattatggagaacagtatggaggttccttaaaaaactaaaaatagaattaccatattacccagcaatcccactactgggcatataccctgagacaaccataattcaaaaagagtcatgtaccacaatgttcattgcggcactatttacaatagccagcacatggaagcaacctatgtgtccatcagcagatgaatggataaagagtatgtggcacatatatacagtggaatattactcagccatagaaaaaaaactaaattgagttatttgcagtgaggtggatggacctggagtctgtcatacagagtgaagtaagtcagaaagagaaacaaataccgtatgctaacgcatatatgtgtaatctaaaaaaaaaaaaaaaggttctgatgaacctaggggcaggacaggaataaagaagcagacgtagagaatggacttgaggacaccgggagggggaagggtaagctgggacgaagtgagacagtggcatggacatatatacactatcaaatgtaaaatagacagctagtgggaagcagccgcatagcacagggagatcagctccctgctttgtgaccacctagaggggtgagatagggagggtgggagggagacgcaagagggaggggatatggggatataggtatacttatagctgattcactttgttatgcagaagaaagtaacacaacattgtaaagcaattatactccaataaagatgt
This region includes:
- the LOC132376104 gene encoding shieldin complex subunit 1-like, which encodes MPTQEATPGTQSEESNALDLPSAYDVRDYVLQRPSQEDNREDFSSEEALSIPCSSDVVPALWLTGSQCSGLVSGLSL